A segment of the Acidaminococcales bacterium genome:
CCACTTCCGGGAAAGAGGCGTAAGACAAAAGGTCTTCCATGCTGGCGTTCGGGTAGCCTTTTTCGCTTAATTGCTTTTTGAGTTTTTCCATCTGCGGCAAGATGTCGTCGGCCGGCCGGTGATCGATTGGCGGTTCGCCGTCGGACAGCTTCTCTTTGAGTTCGGCTGCGATCGGGCCGGGAAGCCGGCCATATTTGCCGCGCACCATGTCTTTGACTTCCCGGGGGACGAGTTTGTAGCGTTCGCCCAAAGTTACGTTCATCACGGCCATAGTCCCGACCATCTGGCTGCTTGGCGTAACCAGGGGAGGGTAACCGAGATCGGCGCGCACGCGGGGCATTTCTGAGAGCATCGCTTCATATTTGTCGGCGCCGCCCTGTTCCTTCATCTGGTTGAGCAGGTTTGAGAGCATGCCGCCCGGTATCTGGAATTTCAACACTTCCGGGTCTATGGGTATGTTGGTGTTTATCTTGAAGTCCTTTTCAAGGCTTTGCTTTACTCTTTTAAAATGCAGCGCTATCGGCGCGAGTTTTTCCGGATCAATGCCCGTGTCGTAACCGGTCCCCCGGAAAGCGCAAACCATGGATTCGGTGCAGGGCTGGCTGGTGCCGAGGGCAAAAGGGGAAAGCGCGCAGTCAATAATGTCCGCCCCCGCCTCAACGGCTTTGAGATAGGTCATGCTGCCCATGCCGCTGGTATAGTGCGTATGCAGGTTTATGGGCACGCCAATGCTCGCTTTGAGCGTTTTCACAAGGTCGTAGGCGTCATAGGGCGCCAATAGCCCCGACATATCCTTGACGCAAATGGAGTCCGCCCCCAGTTGGACCAAATCCTTGGCGATTTTCAGAAAATTTTCCGGCCGGTGATAAGGGCTGATGGTGTAAACAAGCGCGCCCTGCACGTGCGCGCCGGATTTTTTGGCCGCCCGCATGGCGCACTCCAGGTTCCTGACATCGTTGAGCGCGTCAAATATGCGGATAATGTCAACGCCGTTGGCGACGGAACGCTCTACAAACGCCTCGACTACGTCATCGGCGTAATGATTGTAGCCAAGGATGTTCTGTCCGCGCAGCAACATCTGGACAGGCGTTTTTTTGCAATATTTTTTGATAGTGCGCAGCCGTTCCCACGGATCTTCGTTCAAAAAGCGCAGGCAGGAGTCGAAAGTCGCGCCCCCCCAAGCCTCAAGCGCGCTGTAGCCCACGTCGTCCAACTGTTCAAGCACGGGGATCATGTCTCCGGAGCGCGTGCGGGTGGCCGCCAAAGACTGGTGGCCGTCGCGCAAAACGGTTTCGGTTATTTTTACGGTCCTTTTTCCGTCTGTCATAATGTCCTCCTCAAAAAATTCTTTGGCGCTGCCTGAAAAACGCAAATTTGCGCCGAAAGCGCCGGCGTGGCCATGCCCAACTGCCGCCGCCCAATAATACATTTAACCATTAAAAACAGCGGCGCGCAAGAGGGCAGTTGCATGTATTCTTGTATATTTTCGGTCTTGTTTTCGAAAAGAAGCCCTGTTTATAAACTGACAAAGGCCGCAATTTGACAAGATAGCCTGTGTAAATTATAATAAAAAGTGTAACATGGGGTTATAGCTCAGTCGGTCAGAGCGCCTCGCTCACATCGAGGAGGTCGGCGGTTCGAGCCCGTCTAACCCCACCAAAGCATAGCAAAGCGCCCGGGCCGGGGCGCTTAATTTGTTAAAATAAATAGCACGCCTCTATCAAAGGATGAACCGAAACGCCGCGCGGCTTTGACTGAACGCCCATGCGCCGAAAGCGTGCGGCTGCCGCCGCTCGCCATGCCGCTTGGCATGCCCATGCCGGCGGCACTGCCAAACTTCTGACGGAGATCGACTCGACAGCGGGCTTCCCGCTGAAAAACAAAGACGCGACTATTGATTTTCTTGCGATTGGCGCGGAGATTGCCCGTGTGGATGCTGCTGAAACCCCGCCGAAGGCACGGGAAGAAGTTTCAGATGGCCAACGTGACTGCGGCGAGGATAGGAGATGGAATTGGAAAATATTGGCAAA
Coding sequences within it:
- a CDS encoding pyruvate carboxylase subunit B — its product is MTDGKRTVKITETVLRDGHQSLAATRTRSGDMIPVLEQLDDVGYSALEAWGGATFDSCLRFLNEDPWERLRTIKKYCKKTPVQMLLRGQNILGYNHYADDVVEAFVERSVANGVDIIRIFDALNDVRNLECAMRAAKKSGAHVQGALVYTISPYHRPENFLKIAKDLVQLGADSICVKDMSGLLAPYDAYDLVKTLKASIGVPINLHTHYTSGMGSMTYLKAVEAGADIIDCALSPFALGTSQPCTESMVCAFRGTGYDTGIDPEKLAPIALHFKRVKQSLEKDFKINTNIPIDPEVLKFQIPGGMLSNLLNQMKEQGGADKYEAMLSEMPRVRADLGYPPLVTPSSQMVGTMAVMNVTLGERYKLVPREVKDMVRGKYGRLPGPIAAELKEKLSDGEPPIDHRPADDILPQMEKLKKQLSEKGYPNASMEDLLSYASFPEVALAFFRKNR